tatatttctgctGATGGGTCCGCACAGTTCATCCTTCTTCATTGATCAGATACTACAACCCCCAATTTACATGTTTATTAAGAAAGACCATGAGAAACAGAGAAGTGCTCCACTGTAATCATACAAAAAAGGAATAAGTATTATACATGTAAAAGCTCCTTCCGGTCAGACAAAACCTCAGCTTTACATACTGCCCCCCGATAATACAGTCAGCGCTGCTCTCAGGATCATCGGGGGTCCCGGCAGTCGACGGGGAAATCACATATTCTACCTATCTACCACCACTTCATCCGATAGAAATAACCCTCTAATGATCAACAGTTATCAATCTCAGGACATCTTCCCCATTATAGGGTTTTATTCTTTTTTCAGAGACAATTTAGAAAATAAATTACCAAGACCTGACCTTCCCCGATCCCCGCAGCTGCTTCTCAAGTCCCTGCTTCTCTCTACTTCTTGTCCCTGCTTAACACGCCGGAGATGCCAGGATAGGCTCGCTCAGCCAATCACCGATGAGGTGGGCCACCAGCAAGGCCAGTGATTGGTGTGTTAAGCTGAGCTTGGACAGGAAGTGGAGAGCCACAGGAACCaggccaattttcattttttttctcctcatTTTCCAAGGGCCATATTTTTTCTACTTTTCAGTTATCATAGCAGTTATTCCAAATATAGATAGCTTTTATGTTTTACggtaatactttaaaaaaataaaaacattgaaacaacccttttttatatttctgtctatgGAGCCATGAAAGGCTCATATTGTTGTGGAGCGAGctctagtttttattgataccattttggtatgaatgactttttgatcattttttattcagttttttggggaggtaAAGCAACTAAAAAAGCAAGCAATTttcccattcttttttttttctgttacgccttTCACTATCCAGGATAAATACTTTAATATTTCAGTAGTTTGGCCTTTTTCGGATATGGCAATACCAatgatgtttatatatttttcttattattattattatttgtaaaattggaaaaggaggtgatttgaattggttgaacttgatggacgtttgtcttttttcaaccgtattaactataaattattttaattttttctatattaaaaaaaaaaattatttacttttttttctttatttttaaccccCCTACAGGACTAGAACATGTGATTTTTAGATCGCTTATACCAAAGACTGCAATGGTTTACCATTGCAATCTATGGTAAAATCGCTGTGTACCTATTAAGCCCTGCCATAGGCAAGGTTCAGTAGGAACTCTCCTATGGTGGGCCTGGGAGTTTTTACAAGGTTCCTGACTGCCGCAGCAACCAAACGCCTCCAGAATTCTTCCTGCAGGGCACCATTCGGTCACCAGGAGCAGCCCttatcatctgaggggttaaatatttaTTCCCAATTATGGACTTCATGTTCTCAGAGGGTCCTGCTGAAGACAAGCTTTTtacagatctatatagtgattatAATGTGGGCAACATGGGACTCAGCTTCTTATTTTAACAGAGGCTCCATCGACATAGAGGATAACATGTAAGGGTTCAGTGAAGGAGGCGCGGAAGGTGTGCAAGTGTCTGATGGGGTCACACAGCTCGTAGAAGGACAGACGCCCGGCCTCATAGTCTAAGAAGACTCCAACTGTTGGACAAGTTGGATTTACATCAAGGATTATTTTGACTGAGTTATCAAATGCTAAATGTTTTTCTTCAGAAAGAAACAAACACCAAGATTTATCGTTCTGTGTAATAGCTGACTGATCTCCATTCCTTTCTATACTGGGATAGGACATTCCGATGCCACAGTCTCCTATCTGGTTCCACTCTACCTCCCAGTAATGTCTTCCTGAGGAGAAGCTACATCGGCTTAATACTTGGCAGTATGTCTGGAACCTTCCGGGAGATTCTGGTCGTTCCTGGTTTATGTCCAAATCTGATGCTGTTCTCAGATCTTCTGATAATCCTATGTATGTATGAGCCGTGTCCACATCCAGCAATATGTCAGGAACATGGATCCCGAACTTTGAGGTTACATAAGTGATAACATCCTTCAAAGATCTGTGTAATATAGATGAGATCTGAACATCTTCCAGATCATCAGCCACCTCATTGTCTCTGACTGCAGCTTCTTCTGTCACCACTCTCTTGTTACTAAGGGATGTTCTTTGGTCTGATTCTTGTAGGACAGTTTTTATATCAGTCTCATTATTCTGTACTTTGGAGTCAGACACTTGAACTTTTGCTTGTCCTGGAACCAATCCCACCTCCTCAGAATTCATCTGTCCACCATCTCCACCTGTGTCCTCATCATCTGCATGGCTACATACTGTAATGCCACTTTCTTGTAAGAGTCTTATTGGGTCAGTGATACGACACATCTCCTCCATGTGACGCATCTTCCTAAACAGCTCATCCTCTTTTATTTCCATCTTCTTCATCAGATCATCTATCTGGGACACCATCTTCATCTCCTGCCTGGAGATCTCACTCAGAACTTTCCTTTCTGCAATGTCCAGTTGCTCCCTAATGTTCATAAATAACGTATTGATGTTTTTCCTCTTCTCAGAGACTCTCTTCTGTATTTTCCCCTTATCATTGTACAGACTCTGGATTTTTGCCTGATTTTTTGCTTTTTGTGGGTTTAGTTCATCCAGATATTTCCTcagtttcttcttcttcttttctgaAGCTTCAACTAGATGTTCCACCTGATGACCCCTGTGCTTCCCGAACAGACAACAAGACACACATAGACAAGTTGCGTCCTGCAGGCAGTAATACTCCAGAACCTTCTTGTGGATGGAACATTTTTTCTTTCCAAAGGAGCTGGTGGGTTCTGATAATACATGATCCATCGTCTGGTTGTGGACGGTCAGGTGGTCATCACATAGAGAGTTCTCACACTGCAGACATGACTTCACAGCTGGTACAGGAGACTTTGTGCAGTAACTACAGAAGGTTCTGGTCTTCTCCATATCAGGCTGAGTAGATAAGAAACGCTCCACTATATTACTTAGCTTCCTGTTCTTCTCCAGGGCCGGACGCTCTGGATATTCCACTCTGCAGTCAGGACAGGAATACACTCCGCCTGCCTCCTGTGCATCCAGCACACTTACAATACACGAGCGGCAGAAGTTGTGTCCACATCTCAGGGATACGGGATCCGTATAGAGGCTCAGGCAGATGGAGCAGTTCAGCTCGTCCCTCAGCTCAGCAGACGCCATTGTAGTGAGGAAGATCAGGAATCGAAAGTGAAAAGGTTTCTTTACTTCCTACAAAGGGCGGAGATCTTCTGAGAACAAACTATTAACCCCTGCAGGTCAAGGACTGTGTTTAGTTCTGATTTATAATGTGGAagatataggggcacatttactgTAGTATCTGCGCCTGTTTTCATAAGTAAAAAATCTGTTTCCAACTGTCTTATTTTTTAAGTCTCATTTACCAACTGATTTTGCACCTGTTttaagttttaaaggggttgtttcatcatgggcaatgggggcatatcgttaggatatacACCCAttatcttataggtgcgggtcccaccgctgggacccgcaactATATCGAGAATAGAGCCCCGCCAGTGAAGGAGgccgcactgtgcatgcgcagccgccctccattcattttctatggggccggcgaaaatagccaagtgcatgcgcggcccccgctcccattcatttctatggggccgacgaacAATAGCCGAGCcggcgcttggctattttcgccggccccatagaaaatgaatggagggcggctgcgcatgcacagtgcgccctccttcactggCGGGGCTCTATTCTCGATATagttgcgggtcccagcggtgggacccgcacctataagacaatgggtgtatatcctagcgatatgcccccattgtccatgatgagacaacccctttaagactaattCAGAAGTTTTTAAACTTTTGCACCTAATTTCCGTcctatttatgtaggtgcgcCTTATTTTGCGTaaaaacagtctaatttctacTCCACCCCAGGGCTGGCATACTTTTCTGTCTCTTTTTTTGAATGGTGAGTTGCGCCGCGATTTGCTTACATGGAGACGTGTCCCAAAATTCCGCTTACTTTTGCAACATTTTCATGCGCATACTAGTTAGGCCAGTTTAACACTGGCGTTTATCTTTTGGTAGGGATTTTCACTGCAGATTtcaccagggccggactggggataaaaaacagccctggaaaaagttgcataccagccccacaaagggggggggggaggtgtctTTACTATTTGGTGGAATAGAGGGGGGCCTGTACTATATGGCGGCACAGAGGGAGAGCTTGTACTATATAGTGGCACAAAGGGGGAGTCTGTACTatctgggggcacaaagggggaatctgtactatctgggggcacaaagggggagtctgtactatctgggggcacagagggggggctgtactatatgggggcacagaggagggaaATTTTAATAAATGTAGTATTGTAGTATGACAGACTTgtatgactttaaaggggttatccagtaattaaaaatgtatcccctatccacaggatgggacTCCCCCAgcgatctccagaatggggcccgtaTTTGTCTTGGCAGACAGTGGTGGACCACTCAGCGCTGTCCCGCTATAGCCGGTAATTGGCTGAGCGGACTCCACACGGATTGGCACTGTAAGATTCATGAAGTCACTATAAACGCATAATGCAAGCGAGATGCAGCGTGTCCGAGCCTCTGCTACATAACGCACAAACATACAGCGCAGCCGGTTCCTACAGCCCTGACACAGCCGgtattctgccagattcctataccttaGCAAAATGCTATACCCAGAAGTGACAAGGCCGCACCGGAATCAGttggaggagggtgtgtgtggaTTCGTAAAAATAATTGCACCACCGCGGGAGAAGCACCTACTTCATTTGCATGCGCAAAACCGTACTCCGCACgtgcgcactcagctctgctatgtggtgaccccaccaccccaatatcctgcaatcacctctgctatgtggtgaggcTAAACTGCTCCAGATGATGTGtccgcgcgtgcgcactcaggggtagggagatctgatagaacattttgcactgaaaaatctacctacccctgagtgcgcacgcgcggtgtacaGTTTTGCGCATGCAAATGAAGTAGGTGCTTCTCCCACGGCAGTGCAATTATTTTCATGAATCCAGTAgatctgcgcttgcgcagatcCACACACACCCTCCTCTAGCTGATCCCGGTGCGGCCgtgtcacttccgggtatagctgtcatgccctgctcaggttatgtgcggaggtctgccaggttagcagcacatgtgtagccttttgtttttgttttggagttgagctgtatctgtctcccttcaggtgcactgggtggggtcgttggtttgagtttaaattacgcgtactcccagtgtcctgtgcaggttatagcttctgtctggctcagagaaaggaaggaaggatttgttGTTcctgtggttgtctgtctaggctgttagagagacgcctgccccctccaggtcctgagggagcaggctgcctctttcccccttttaccattagggattttagggaatcttcagcctaggcacggggacacgttcattcccaccttcagggtctgaatgtgggcatagaagtctagggagagctggtagggatttgttaggaggtgacctttatccccagcttctttaCTAGACAATTGTTTggtggtattctgtgtatcttgtatcctgtccaccaTGACAATAGCATTCTGccaggtataggaatctggcagaacaccgggccCAGTCATCAATCTTTTAAAGCTGTTGATAATTTTGGCTGGCTAGGGTTGATAATTTATATGTGATCAGGATCATTTGTGATCAATGATAGAAAACTGTTGTCTGCCAAAAGTTTGATCTCTCAGGTTGGATTTCTTTCAGGCATTGTCAGTATGGCAGGACTGCTGAATGTGGCTGATCATTTGATTATATAATTGTGCCTCTAGCCTGAGACTGTGC
This sequence is a window from Bufo gargarizans isolate SCDJY-AF-19 chromosome 5, ASM1485885v1, whole genome shotgun sequence. Protein-coding genes within it:
- the LOC122938364 gene encoding E3 ubiquitin-protein ligase TRIM11-like; this translates as MASAELRDELNCSICLSLYTDPVSLRCGHNFCRSCIVSVLDAQEAGGVYSCPDCRVEYPERPALEKNRKLSNIVERFLSTQPDMEKTRTFCSYCTKSPVPAVKSCLQCENSLCDDHLTVHNQTMDHVLSEPTSSFGKKKCSIHKKVLEYYCLQDATCLCVSCCLFGKHRGHQVEHLVEASEKKKKKLRKYLDELNPQKAKNQAKIQSLYNDKGKIQKRVSEKRKNINTLFMNIREQLDIAERKVLSEISRQEMKMVSQIDDLMKKMEIKEDELFRKMRHMEEMCRITDPIRLLQESGITVCSHADDEDTGGDGGQMNSEEVGLVPGQAKVQVSDSKVQNNETDIKTVLQESDQRTSLSNKRVVTEEAAVRDNEVADDLEDVQISSILHRSLKDVITYVTSKFGIHVPDILLDVDTAHTYIGLSEDLRTASDLDINQERPESPGRFQTYCQVLSRCSFSSGRHYWEVEWNQIGDCGIGMSYPSIERNGDQSAITQNDKSWCLFLSEEKHLAFDNSVKIILDVNPTCPTVGVFLDYEAGRLSFYELCDPIRHLHTFRASFTEPLHVILYVDGASVKIRS